Proteins from a single region of Fundidesulfovibrio magnetotacticus:
- a CDS encoding amino acid ABC transporter ATP-binding protein yields the protein MAGLIECVNLRKSFGAHRALDDVSLAVERGEKVVIIGPSGSGKSTLLRAMNFLETVDEGEIRFEGVPAGYRRVADKLVLDRQRNLCALRTQIGMVFQQFNLFPHMTVLGNVMEGPVTVLGQDKAQARGLAMEMLAKVGMADKAGRFPATLSGGQKQRVAIARALAMRPKLMLFDEPTSALDPELVGEVFEAIKTLAREGMTMVIVTHNMGFAREVADTVAFMDAGRILLADPPAKFFGQDCEMPRIRAFMDKIM from the coding sequence ATGGCCGGGCTGATCGAATGCGTGAACCTGCGCAAGAGCTTCGGCGCGCACCGCGCCCTGGACGACGTGAGCCTCGCCGTGGAGCGCGGCGAGAAGGTGGTGATCATCGGGCCCTCGGGCTCGGGCAAGTCCACGCTGCTCAGGGCAATGAACTTCCTGGAGACCGTGGACGAGGGCGAGATCCGCTTCGAAGGCGTGCCCGCCGGCTACCGTCGGGTGGCGGACAAGCTCGTTCTGGACCGCCAGCGCAACCTCTGCGCCCTGCGCACGCAGATTGGCATGGTGTTCCAGCAGTTCAACCTCTTCCCGCACATGACGGTGCTGGGCAACGTGATGGAAGGCCCCGTGACCGTGCTCGGCCAGGACAAGGCCCAGGCGCGCGGCCTGGCCATGGAGATGCTCGCCAAGGTGGGCATGGCCGACAAGGCCGGGCGCTTTCCGGCCACGCTCTCGGGCGGGCAGAAGCAGCGCGTGGCCATCGCGCGCGCCCTGGCCATGCGGCCCAAGCTGATGCTCTTCGACGAACCCACCTCGGCCCTGGACCCCGAGCTGGTGGGAGAGGTGTTCGAGGCCATCAAGACCCTGGCCCGAGAGGGCATGACCATGGTGATCGTCACGCACAACATGGGCTTCGCCCGCGAAGTGGCCGACACGGTGGCCTTCATGGACGCCGGGCGCATCCTCCTGGCCGACCCCCCCGCCAAATTCTTCGGCCAGGACTGCGAAATGCCCCGCATCCGCGCCTTCATGGACAAGATCATGTAG
- a CDS encoding aromatic amino acid transport family protein, protein MGVPGGKAPVLTMSLMVTGNLLGAGILALPVNLGPAGMIPSLAGIVLVWALMLFSAYVLADQPELSQEGSGGLPAFFGSKLGPSAKWLAVAADMVIFYGVLTAYLVGTSTVVNSLFAVPVPRWAVTTLYFCAVAGLTGFGMAILRRCNAVILLLMGVSFAALIAMTLGHADPERALPMRPEFLPAAMPVALTAFLFHNLVPTLCREMRGDVRAVRRSILYGSLLGLAMNVAWTAAVFCALPMEGQGPATLMNAFEKNLPATVPLSILLDSRTFTDIGLVFALLSMSAAFLANGTALLDFLKDLGDGLGRRPGHTTAWLLAFAPPLVVSLVYPDIFLAVMNLVGGVGICLLFGVLPGLLTLRKAQGGAKLLAGAALACFAFILVFEMGQELGLTHIKPDWEYWAQFLE, encoded by the coding sequence ATGGGCGTCCCGGGCGGAAAGGCCCCCGTGCTCACCATGTCGCTCATGGTCACGGGGAACCTGCTGGGGGCCGGCATCCTGGCCCTGCCGGTGAACCTGGGCCCAGCGGGGATGATCCCCTCCCTGGCCGGGATCGTGCTGGTGTGGGCGCTCATGCTCTTCAGCGCCTACGTGCTGGCGGATCAGCCGGAGCTTTCCCAGGAGGGATCGGGCGGCCTGCCCGCCTTCTTCGGTTCCAAGCTCGGCCCCTCGGCCAAGTGGCTGGCCGTGGCGGCGGACATGGTGATTTTCTACGGGGTGCTCACGGCCTACCTGGTGGGCACGTCCACGGTGGTGAACAGCCTTTTCGCAGTGCCCGTGCCCCGCTGGGCGGTCACGACGCTCTATTTCTGCGCCGTGGCCGGGCTCACGGGGTTCGGCATGGCCATCCTGCGCCGTTGCAACGCGGTGATCCTTCTGCTCATGGGCGTGAGCTTCGCCGCGCTCATCGCCATGACCCTGGGCCACGCGGACCCCGAACGCGCCCTGCCCATGCGCCCGGAGTTCCTGCCCGCGGCCATGCCCGTGGCGCTCACGGCGTTTCTCTTCCACAATCTCGTGCCCACGCTCTGCCGGGAAATGCGGGGGGACGTGCGCGCGGTGCGCCGATCCATCCTGTACGGATCGCTCCTGGGCCTGGCCATGAACGTGGCCTGGACGGCGGCCGTGTTCTGCGCCCTGCCCATGGAGGGCCAGGGTCCGGCCACGCTCATGAACGCCTTCGAGAAGAACCTCCCGGCCACGGTGCCGCTCTCCATCCTGCTGGATTCGCGCACCTTCACCGACATCGGGCTGGTGTTCGCCCTGCTCTCCATGAGCGCGGCCTTCCTGGCCAACGGCACGGCGCTCCTGGACTTCCTGAAGGACCTGGGCGACGGCCTGGGGCGCAGGCCAGGCCACACGACGGCATGGCTGCTGGCTTTCGCGCCACCGCTGGTGGTGTCGCTGGTCTACCCGGACATCTTCCTGGCCGTGATGAACCTGGTGGGGGGAGTGGGCATCTGCCTGCTCTTCGGGGTGCTGCCCGGGCTGCTCACGCTGCGCAAGGCCCAGGGCGGCGCAAAGCTTCTGGCCGGTGCGGCCCTGGCGTGCTTCGCCTTCATCCTGGTGTTCGAGATGGGCCAGGAACTGGGGCTCACGCACATCAAGCCGGACTGGGAGTACTGGGCGCAGTTCCTGGAGTGA
- a CDS encoding L-cysteine desulfidase family protein, which yields MGLTIKDILHNNARQLLHLETEPGLGCTEPAAIGLCAATAAALLPPGDIDSLTVETDPNIYKNAMGVIIPHSDETSGVDLAAAMGATAGDPAKKLEVFATVDKEGLARARRLLAQGRVTASIAPDAQGLFVRVTLVSGGRTAQAVVSGCHDNVSSRTLDGQEVAAPGAAQAGGASETLLPELQEWLLGMTLADLVHILDDMDASDLRYVREGLDLNLALVDHGLSRGPGIAVGRTLLGLLRRGLLQKDMAQWAAIRTAAGIDSRMGGVPLPAMTLAGSGNQCIAAGIPVISAAQYLTLEDEGLALKAVMLSYLVTCCIKAGVGRLSCLCGSGVAGGAGVAAAVAYMMAGSAEAVGGAVKNHIACFTPVVCDGAKTSCALKVGELAGAAVRNALLAISGCVVRSTDGIVDASPEQTMRNLSQVVRTGLTGLDPAILDVMLAKQKAGA from the coding sequence ATGGGTCTCACCATCAAGGACATTCTGCACAACAACGCACGCCAGCTTCTGCACCTGGAGACCGAACCGGGCCTGGGCTGCACCGAACCCGCCGCCATCGGCCTGTGCGCGGCCACGGCAGCCGCGCTCCTCCCGCCGGGCGACATCGACTCCCTTACCGTGGAGACCGACCCCAACATCTACAAGAACGCCATGGGCGTGATCATCCCCCACTCCGACGAGACCTCCGGCGTGGACCTGGCCGCCGCCATGGGCGCGACCGCCGGGGACCCGGCCAAAAAGCTGGAGGTGTTCGCCACCGTGGACAAGGAGGGCCTGGCCCGCGCCCGCAGGCTGCTGGCCCAGGGCCGGGTGACGGCCTCCATCGCCCCGGACGCGCAGGGGCTCTTCGTGCGGGTCACCCTGGTCTCCGGCGGACGCACGGCCCAGGCCGTGGTCTCGGGCTGCCACGACAACGTCTCCTCGCGCACTCTCGACGGCCAGGAGGTGGCCGCGCCAGGCGCGGCCCAGGCTGGCGGGGCCTCCGAGACCCTGCTGCCCGAGCTTCAGGAATGGCTTCTGGGCATGACCCTGGCCGATCTGGTGCACATCCTCGACGACATGGACGCCTCGGACCTGCGCTACGTCCGCGAGGGCCTGGACCTGAACCTGGCCCTGGTGGACCACGGCCTCTCGCGCGGACCTGGCATCGCCGTGGGCCGCACGCTCCTGGGCCTGCTGCGCCGTGGCCTGCTGCAGAAGGACATGGCCCAGTGGGCGGCCATCCGCACCGCCGCGGGCATCGACTCGCGCATGGGCGGCGTGCCCCTGCCCGCCATGACCCTGGCCGGATCGGGCAACCAGTGCATCGCGGCGGGCATCCCCGTGATCTCGGCCGCCCAGTACCTGACGCTCGAAGACGAAGGCCTGGCCCTCAAGGCCGTGATGCTCAGCTATCTGGTGACCTGCTGCATCAAGGCCGGTGTGGGCAGGCTTTCCTGCCTGTGCGGCAGCGGCGTGGCGGGTGGCGCGGGCGTGGCCGCCGCCGTGGCCTACATGATGGCCGGATCGGCCGAGGCCGTGGGCGGGGCCGTGAAGAACCACATCGCCTGTTTCACCCCCGTGGTCTGCGACGGGGCCAAGACCAGCTGCGCCCTCAAGGTGGGCGAACTGGCCGGGGCCGCCGTGCGCAACGCCCTGCTGGCCATCAGCGGCTGCGTGGTGCGCTCCACCGACGGCATCGTGGACGCGAGCCCCGAGCAGACCATGCGCAACCTCTCCCAGGTGGTGCGCACGGGCCTCACCGGGCTCGATCCGGCCATCCTGGACGTGATGCTGGCCAAGCAGAAGGCCGGGGCCTAG
- a CDS encoding aspartate:alanine exchanger family transporter, producing MVIDLAQLFELQPLLLFFAVLAAGYAVSRLGFRGVHLSAPVGVLVAGMLFGHFGFKAPPMLQEIGFTLFIYSVGLTAGPRFFNILLADGSRYLALTVTVALLAGATALGLGHLWGFSAPSSAGMLAGTLTSSPTLVAAQEALIQSNPDSHTALAQMGSAYALTYLVGLFSILALIRFAPVALRVDLAAEAKMLSRERQFRDDADDLEPAFPPPQLRAFQVERPELAGQAFERLDICRGGRCALQAVKRGGEVFVPSPGDPLEAGDLVALSMPVGMAPLAAERIGREVFDTDLLSDVIDTAEITVTSQDAAGRTLGELSVLARQGCTPVRLVRSHIPIAPRPDIVLEKGDLLTVAGLKHRLDVVVKALGYVERSMVETDLIAFVCGVLLGLWLGALKFRLGEVTVGLGQAGGLLASGLVFGFARSALPSFGRMPQAARWLLSELGLLFFMACVGLKAGEGVVAALRDSGLELLACGVTISAVSLFGGLAFGRFVLRMNPTLLFGAMAGAMTSTPALKVVTQHARSSLPALGYAGAYAFANVLLALLGALIARL from the coding sequence ATGGTCATCGACCTCGCCCAACTCTTCGAGCTCCAGCCCCTGCTGCTCTTCTTCGCGGTGCTGGCGGCGGGCTACGCCGTCAGCAGGCTGGGCTTCCGGGGGGTGCACCTCTCCGCGCCCGTGGGCGTGCTCGTGGCGGGAATGCTCTTCGGGCACTTCGGCTTCAAGGCTCCGCCCATGCTCCAGGAGATCGGCTTCACGCTGTTCATCTATTCGGTGGGCCTCACGGCCGGGCCGCGCTTCTTCAACATCCTGCTGGCCGACGGCTCGCGCTACCTGGCCCTCACGGTGACGGTGGCCCTGCTGGCCGGGGCCACGGCCCTGGGCCTGGGCCACCTCTGGGGCTTCAGCGCCCCTTCCTCGGCGGGCATGCTGGCGGGCACGCTCACCAGCTCGCCCACCCTGGTGGCGGCCCAGGAGGCGCTCATCCAGTCCAACCCGGACTCCCACACCGCCCTGGCCCAGATGGGCTCGGCCTATGCCCTCACCTACCTGGTGGGGCTCTTCAGCATCCTGGCGCTCATCCGCTTCGCGCCCGTGGCGCTGCGCGTGGACCTGGCCGCCGAGGCCAAGATGCTCTCGCGCGAGCGCCAGTTCCGCGACGACGCCGACGACCTGGAGCCCGCCTTCCCCCCGCCCCAGCTGCGCGCCTTCCAGGTGGAGCGCCCCGAGCTGGCCGGGCAGGCCTTCGAGCGCCTGGACATCTGCCGGGGCGGCCGCTGCGCCCTCCAGGCCGTGAAGCGCGGCGGCGAGGTGTTCGTGCCCTCCCCCGGCGACCCCCTCGAAGCGGGCGACCTGGTGGCCCTCTCCATGCCCGTGGGCATGGCCCCCCTGGCGGCCGAGCGCATCGGCCGCGAGGTGTTCGACACGGACCTGCTCTCGGACGTCATCGACACCGCCGAGATCACCGTCACCAGCCAGGACGCGGCAGGCAGGACCCTGGGCGAGCTGAGCGTGCTGGCCCGGCAGGGCTGCACCCCCGTGCGCCTGGTGCGCTCGCACATTCCCATCGCGCCCAGGCCCGACATCGTGCTGGAAAAGGGCGACCTGCTCACCGTGGCGGGGCTCAAGCACCGGCTCGACGTGGTGGTCAAGGCCCTGGGCTACGTGGAGCGCTCCATGGTGGAGACCGACCTCATCGCCTTCGTCTGCGGCGTGCTCCTGGGGCTGTGGCTGGGGGCGCTCAAGTTCCGGCTGGGCGAGGTGACGGTGGGGCTCGGGCAGGCCGGGGGGCTCCTGGCCTCGGGGCTGGTGTTCGGCTTCGCGCGCTCGGCGCTGCCCAGCTTCGGGCGCATGCCCCAGGCGGCGCGCTGGCTCCTTTCGGAGCTGGGGCTTCTCTTCTTCATGGCCTGCGTGGGCCTCAAGGCGGGCGAGGGGGTGGTGGCGGCCCTGCGCGACTCGGGTCTGGAGCTGCTGGCCTGCGGCGTGACCATCTCGGCCGTGAGCCTCTTCGGCGGTTTGGCCTTCGGGCGCTTCGTGTTGCGCATGAACCCGACCCTGCTCTTCGGGGCCATGGCCGGGGCCATGACCTCCACCCCGGCCCTCAAGGTGGTCACCCAGCACGCGCGCAGCTCCCTGCCCGCCCTGGGCTACGCCGGGGCCTACGCCTTCGCCAACGTGCTCCTGGCGCTGCTGGGCGCGCTCATCGCCCGGCTCTAG